GACGTTCTTCACCGGGGCCCAGGTCGGGCTCTCCGGGTACGCCGCCCTCAACCAGCTCGGCACGGCGGCCTTCTCCGGCTTCGTGTCCGCCTACTTCAACACCCGCGAGATCGCACCCCTCGTGGCCGGCATCGCCCTGGCCGCCACGGTGGGGTGCGGCTTCACCGCGCAGCTGGGTGCGATGCGGATCTCCGAGGAGGTCGACGCGCTCGAGGTGATGGCGATCCCGTCGATGCCCTTCCTCGTCGCGACCCGGGTCGTGGGCGGCCTGATCGCGATCATCCCCCTCTACGTCGTGGGCCTGCTCTCGTCGTACTTCGCCAGTCGCGTGGTGGTCACGCAGTTCTACGGTCAGTCGGCCGGGACCTATGACCACTACTTCAACACCTTCCTGCCTCCAGGAGACGTGCTGTGGTCCTTCGGCAAGGTTCTGGTCTTCGCCGTCACCGTGATCCTCATCCACTGCTACCACGGCTACAACGCCAGCGGTGGGCCAGCCGGCGTGGGTGTGGCCGTCGGACGTGCGGTGCGGACCAGCATCGTGGCGGTGAACGTGCTCGACCTGTTCCTGTCGATGGCGATCTGGGGCACCACGACCACCGTCAGGTTGGCGGGGTGATCACGACATGAGACTCGCCGCCGTGCCCCACAAGGTGCTGGGGATCCTCTTCATCTGCCTGCTGCTGCTGGGTGTCTGGTTCACCTACGCCATCTTCAACAAGACCTTCGCCGACTACGACGAGGTGACGCTGCAGACCAGCAAGATCGGTCTGCAGCTGCCCGAGCGCGCGGACGTCAAGGTGCGGGGCGTCATCGTCGGCGAGGTCCTCGACTTCGAGCCGAACGCCGACGGCGCCGAGCTCACCCTCGGTCTCTACCCCGGCGAGATCGACCAGGTGCCCGCCGACGTGACCGGATCGATCATCCCC
The genomic region above belongs to Nocardioides coralli and contains:
- a CDS encoding MlaE family ABC transporter permease, encoding MANLKSTAQKPLNSLDDLGEQLSFYIGVVAATPRAVSHYPREILRILAEVTLGRGALAVIGGTVGVILGMTFFTGAQVGLSGYAALNQLGTAAFSGFVSAYFNTREIAPLVAGIALAATVGCGFTAQLGAMRISEEVDALEVMAIPSMPFLVATRVVGGLIAIIPLYVVGLLSSYFASRVVVTQFYGQSAGTYDHYFNTFLPPGDVLWSFGKVLVFAVTVILIHCYHGYNASGGPAGVGVAVGRAVRTSIVAVNVLDLFLSMAIWGTTTTVRLAG